A single region of the Paludibacter jiangxiensis genome encodes:
- a CDS encoding DUF2147 domain-containing protein → MSKLYITAFVLFLSLSSSMLAQSKADRIVGYYLTYDDETGKEKSQVQIFKAANGKYYGQIVWLKVPTDNGKPKLDAKNPDKQLQTKPILGLQMLKNFVYNASKDEWSEGSIYNPANGKTYNCFMKFENASKLKIRGFIGSSWMGLGKTAYWTKEANSR, encoded by the coding sequence ATGAGTAAACTATATATTACAGCGTTTGTCTTGTTTCTGTCTCTGTCTTCTTCAATGTTGGCACAATCGAAAGCAGATCGGATTGTTGGGTATTACCTTACGTACGATGACGAAACAGGCAAAGAAAAATCGCAGGTGCAGATATTCAAAGCAGCTAATGGAAAATATTACGGACAGATAGTTTGGTTGAAAGTTCCGACAGATAATGGAAAGCCGAAGCTGGATGCTAAAAATCCGGATAAGCAATTGCAAACCAAGCCAATTTTGGGACTTCAGATGTTGAAGAACTTTGTGTATAATGCTTCGAAGGACGAATGGAGCGAAGGATCGATCTACAACCCGGCAAACGGGAAAACGTATAACTGTTTTATGAAATTTGAGAACGCTTCTAAGTTAAAAATCAGAGGATTTATCGGTTCATCCTGGATGGGGCTGGGAAAAACAGCCTATTGGACCAAAGAAGCCAATTCCCGGTAG
- a CDS encoding Nramp family divalent metal transporter, with protein MVFKKYNQNLYKKIGLFLAVLGPGLITGSVDNDAGGITTYSVAGAVYGYNLLWTLIPSFIVLVVIQEMNARMGIVTGKGLATLIRENAGVKITFFIFMGLLLADIGNTTTEFAGVAGSLEVFGVSKYISVPLVAAIVWILVVKGTYTIAERIFLIFSVSLLTYVVSAILGHPHWGTIGHSIAHPEMKADNQTLTMVLGIVGTTIAPWMQFYMQSTVIEKGLKITQYKYVLADIVIGCIATVVVAFFIIVACASTLHVNNVVINEAKDAAMALKPLAGEFASQLFAFGLFIASIFSATILPLATAFYVCEAFGFEAGIDKKWNEAQEFYTLYTVILVLAAGIILWPNAPLIGISLWSQVINAILLPVVLICMILLVNKKKIMGEHTNKPVVNAIGWITVGILISLSLLLLIMPMIHK; from the coding sequence ATGGTTTTCAAAAAATATAATCAGAACTTATACAAAAAGATAGGATTGTTTTTGGCAGTCCTGGGGCCGGGATTGATTACCGGCAGTGTCGATAACGATGCGGGTGGCATCACCACTTATTCGGTTGCCGGTGCTGTGTATGGTTATAATCTGCTGTGGACGCTGATTCCGTCCTTCATAGTCCTGGTGGTCATTCAGGAGATGAATGCCCGCATGGGAATCGTTACGGGTAAAGGATTAGCTACGCTGATTCGCGAAAATGCCGGTGTGAAAATTACCTTCTTTATTTTTATGGGATTATTACTGGCTGATATTGGTAATACTACCACCGAATTTGCCGGTGTGGCAGGTAGTCTTGAAGTGTTCGGTGTAAGTAAATATATTTCGGTACCGCTGGTGGCTGCTATTGTCTGGATACTGGTGGTGAAAGGCACCTACACCATTGCCGAACGGATTTTCCTGATTTTTAGTGTCTCTCTGTTAACCTATGTGGTTTCGGCAATTTTGGGTCATCCGCATTGGGGAACCATCGGTCACTCTATAGCTCACCCGGAGATGAAAGCGGATAACCAGACACTTACCATGGTGTTGGGTATTGTTGGTACTACCATTGCTCCCTGGATGCAGTTTTATATGCAGTCTACCGTAATCGAAAAAGGGCTGAAAATTACACAGTATAAATACGTGCTTGCCGATATCGTTATCGGTTGTATTGCAACGGTGGTGGTGGCTTTCTTTATTATTGTGGCTTGTGCATCTACGCTGCATGTCAACAATGTGGTGATTAACGAGGCAAAAGATGCGGCTATGGCTTTGAAACCTCTGGCAGGCGAATTTGCTTCTCAACTGTTTGCTTTCGGTCTGTTTATTGCATCTATCTTTTCGGCAACAATTCTTCCGCTTGCTACTGCATTTTATGTTTGCGAAGCATTTGGTTTTGAAGCTGGTATCGATAAGAAGTGGAACGAAGCGCAGGAGTTTTATACGCTCTATACCGTCATTCTTGTGTTGGCTGCTGGTATTATATTATGGCCAAATGCTCCGTTGATCGGAATTTCCCTTTGGTCGCAGGTTATCAATGCGATACTATTGCCGGTTGTCCTTATCTGCATGATTTTGTTGGTTAATAAGAAAAAAATTATGGGCGAGCATACCAATAAACCGGTGGTGAACGCAATTGGCTGGATAACAGTGGGAATACTTATCAGTTTGTCATTGTTGTTGCTGATTATGCCGATGATTCATAAATAA
- a CDS encoding transglutaminase-like domain-containing protein has protein sequence MMNKKLLFSLLFCCVTTGLLLANKSEFTKAEHYFNHGEYSELKHFSDSIRRANPTNEDASKIDSLCEIASRIQLDFSLSEPKTEAQIRTKIGNFTLNDKKLWEENNWLECKIIDGQKRYFNRAVSNLKLRLNQYNDSANHRPAPIDSLTAFRLRHTAHAIAQTTQPGSLSSPVHYTLTYTVSVKPDVVPAGETLRCWLPFPKENRTRQSNVLLLEASKKDYKIAPDSCGHRSIYMEKKAVANKPTEFRIKVSYTGSAQYFDLNKTRIAPYKKKSELYKKYTEQQGKHILFTAHIKSLADKIVGKEKRPEKIVQKLYEWIDGHIIWSGALEYSTMDNIPEYVLEHRRGDCGMQTLLFMTMARYKGIPVKWQSGWMLHPNEVNLHDWCEVYYEGVGWVPLDMSFGLQPSHNHSVRYFYMSGMDAYRLIVNDEISAPFNPGKKFMRSEPVDFQRGEVEWNGGNLYFDKWDYHMDVDYQ, from the coding sequence ATGATGAATAAAAAGCTCTTATTTTCACTCTTATTTTGCTGCGTTACAACCGGACTTCTGCTTGCGAACAAATCCGAATTCACGAAGGCGGAACACTATTTCAATCATGGAGAATATTCCGAATTGAAACACTTTTCTGATTCTATACGACGCGCAAACCCGACTAACGAAGACGCTAGTAAAATTGACTCTTTGTGCGAAATTGCCTCCCGCATACAACTGGACTTCAGCCTATCCGAGCCAAAAACCGAAGCGCAAATCAGAACTAAAATCGGCAATTTCACCCTGAACGACAAAAAGCTTTGGGAGGAAAACAATTGGCTGGAATGCAAAATCATAGATGGGCAGAAACGTTACTTCAACCGCGCTGTCAGCAATCTGAAATTACGACTTAACCAATACAACGACAGTGCAAATCACCGACCCGCTCCTATTGATTCGCTTACTGCATTCAGACTGAGACACACGGCTCATGCCATAGCACAAACCACACAACCGGGATCACTTTCGTCTCCGGTTCATTACACACTTACATACACCGTCTCTGTCAAACCCGATGTTGTCCCTGCCGGAGAAACATTACGTTGCTGGCTGCCTTTTCCAAAAGAAAACCGAACCCGTCAAAGCAATGTACTGTTGCTCGAAGCTTCGAAAAAAGATTACAAAATAGCCCCCGATTCGTGCGGGCATCGCTCCATCTATATGGAAAAGAAAGCAGTCGCCAATAAACCCACTGAATTTAGAATCAAAGTATCTTACACCGGATCTGCCCAATATTTTGACTTAAACAAAACCCGAATTGCTCCCTACAAAAAGAAATCGGAGTTATACAAAAAATACACTGAACAACAAGGAAAGCACATTCTTTTCACCGCTCATATCAAATCTTTGGCCGACAAGATTGTAGGCAAAGAAAAACGCCCAGAAAAGATTGTACAGAAATTGTATGAATGGATTGATGGACATATCATTTGGTCTGGCGCGCTGGAATATTCCACCATGGACAACATTCCCGAATATGTGCTCGAACATCGCCGCGGTGATTGTGGCATGCAAACGCTTTTATTCATGACAATGGCGCGTTACAAAGGCATTCCTGTGAAATGGCAAAGCGGGTGGATGTTGCATCCCAACGAAGTAAATCTGCATGATTGGTGTGAAGTTTATTACGAAGGAGTAGGATGGGTGCCTCTCGACATGTCGTTTGGATTACAACCCAGCCACAATCACTCGGTGCGCTACTTCTATATGAGTGGCATGGATGCTTACAGATTGATTGTCAACGATGAAATTAGTGCGCCTTTCAATCCAGGAAAGAAATTCATGAGAAGTGAGCCTGTCGATTTCCAGAGAGGAGAAGTCGAATGGAATGGTGGAAATCTTTATTTCGACAAGTGGGACTATCACATGGACGTCGATTATCAATAA